From the genome of Paraburkholderia largidicola:
AACTTCTCGACGATCGCGCGACCGATGCCGCGTCCCGAGCCCGTCACGAGGGCGACCTTGCCGTCAAGCTTTCCCATTTGCTGTTCTCCTGTGTATGTCTGATTGCGTCGAGTCGCGCATCAAAGCGCAACGACGGCCTCGCCGACCACGCGCGGCTCGCCGTATTGATTGGCTGTCTGGATCTCGAGCTTCACGCGCCGTTCGCCGTGAGCTTCGAACTTGTCGACGACGCGCCCCGTGCACGTCACCTCATGCCCCAGATGCGTAATGCCGACAAAGCGCACGCCGAACTCGCGCAACTGCCGCTGATCGACCCAGCTCGTCAGCAGACGGCCGAGATACGCCATCGACAGCATGCCATGCGCGAATACGTCGGGCATGCCCGCCTTGCGCGCGTAGTCGGTATCGATATGCACGCGGTTGTGATCGCCCGACGCGCCCGCGAAAAGCGCAAGCGTCGTGCGGTTGACGGGTTCGAGTGTCAGCGGCGGCAGCGTGTCGCCGATCTTCACGTCGTCGAATGTCAGGGTGCTCATCAGCGTTCTCCGTTAGCTGTTGCGTTGCACGAGCACGCTGCGCAGATCGGCGACATGCTCGCCTTTCTGGTTTGTCACGCGTGTTTCGCGCACGACGAAATCGAGCGCGCCGTTCTTCTTGTCGTAGATGTCGGCGATGCGGCTTTCGAAGCGCAGCACGTCGCCCGCATGCGCAAGACGGTGATACGTGAACGACTGCTCGCCGTGCAGGATGCGCGACAGCTGGATACCCAGTTCGTCGCGCCACCCCGTATCCGGCTGCTGAAACTCCAGCGAGAACAGAAACGTGGGCGGCAAGGGCAGGGCGGCATGCCCCGCATCCCGCGCCGCCGATTCGTCCAGATAGACGGGATTGGTTTCGCCCGTTGCCTTCGCGAAGAAGCGCAACTGACCCGCTTCGGCGACGGCG
Proteins encoded in this window:
- a CDS encoding MaoC family dehydratase — encoded protein: MSTLTFDDVKIGDTLPPLTLEPVNRTTLALFAGASGDHNRVHIDTDYARKAGMPDVFAHGMLSMAYLGRLLTSWVDQRQLREFGVRFVGITHLGHEVTCTGRVVDKFEAHGERRVKLEIQTANQYGEPRVVGEAVVAL
- a CDS encoding MaoC family dehydratase N-terminal domain-containing protein, which encodes MIDKKFIGKVLPAFCAVAEAGQLRFFAKATGETNPVYLDESAARDAGHAALPLPPTFLFSLEFQQPDTGWRDELGIQLSRILHGEQSFTYHRLAHAGDVLRFESRIADIYDKKNGALDFVVRETRVTNQKGEHVADLRSVLVQRNS